The following is a genomic window from Falco cherrug isolate bFalChe1 chromosome 9, bFalChe1.pri, whole genome shotgun sequence.
TTTTTCTCTGCTCCTGTTGTCTAAGCAGCCAGACTGGGGTACTGCAGGTCCCTTCTTGGGATTGGGGATGGGTTTGGGAGATGGACCTCTGTTTCCAGCTCCTAAACACTGCGCAGTCTGCATGGGGCTAGGTATGTGGCTGAGGCTGTAGAGGCTTGATGCCCACCAAACCTCCTTACCACCCTCTGACAGTGCCTGTGCTTTCTCACCTTCCCTCTGACTGGCTGTAGCCTGCTTGAAGAAGGATAAACACACAGCAACCCTTCTCCATGCCCTGTCAGTAGTCTGGGGCTAACCACTTGCCATGGTACTGGGATCCCTTAAACTCTGCCCCAAACTACCTTATTTACTGGGTATCTTAACATAGAACCAGTCATTGGGAATGAAGCCTCCTGTCCCAAGgagtggtggtggcagcagatGCTCCTGGTGACTCGAGCACTGCTCGTTGCATCTGCAGTTGTCCAACCggctgtaggcagctgaacaaGTCATCTGTTATTCCCCAGGTGGTGACCTCTCGCTCCAGAAGATTATGCTCTCCAGAAGATCATTACCATTCCAAGGCAATGGCCTGTCCAACTTACCTTTTACTCTTGTTTCCCACAGGGGTCCTGACAGCTGGAGAGCACAACTTTCCCTTCCAGTTCCTGCTGCCAGGTATGATGCATTGGCTGAAGGCAGTTCCATGTAAGCCTTGGCTTTGGCAGCCTCTCGAGgtgtgctgagcagggcttgggCTGGATGgcagaggcaggctggcagcttGGCCTGGAGATGCTACGGGCAGCAAGCGTGAGGTCAGCCACAGACAGCAGAAGAGCTTAGAGAAGTAGGTACTTTCTGTGTTGGTGCAGAGCCGGGTCTGAGCTGTCGCTGGTGCCTCTCCAAGCGTGCCCCTGTGAGCTCTTCAGGTGTGTGCAGGGGTCCTGGTCTGTAGCCATCCATCCATCCTGCACAGTGTGCCCAGAGAGAGGATCTCTGCTCTTGCGCCTGTGGTTGCAGAGGATCCCTTCTGTAAGGAGGTTGCAGCAAGGCCTCTGAGTGACCTAGGTGTTCAGGTCTTTTTTGGGGGTGTCTCTACGTGCTCTGTCTCTGAGGTGCTTGCAGAACTCCTCAGGTCAAGAGGAAAGCTGTTTAAAGGGACTGTACTTCCAGTTTGGAAATGCTTGGTCTGACTCAGCCTTGCGatcctcctctttctctctcaacTCCAGCCTCTGCTCCTACATCATTTGAAGGCCCTTTTGGCAAGGTCCTCCATCAGGTGAAAGCTGTGATAGACACACCTCGCTTCTCCAAGGACTACAAGTGCAACAAGATCTTCTACGTTCTCTGCCCTCTCAACTTGAACGACATCCCTGACATCGAGGTAAGAACAAGGAGGAGCATGGCTGGGAAGTGCCGAGGCTTCAGCTCTTGTCCTTACCCTGGCATGCTGTCTAGGGAATAACTGTGTGGTTGGACAACTCTCTGACCGCATGCCTGGACTGTGCAAGAGCAGGATAAGGACTCCTGATCTGTCCTGCCTTGCCATCTGTCCCTGCTCCAAGCAATTTTTGACTCTTCTGCATGTTGCTTTGAAAGATTTAGGTGAACGTTCAGCACTCGGAGGTACTGGCCAGTATCACCAGGTGCTTGCAGAGACCTGGGTTTAGGGAACTTGCTTTGGAGGCAAGAGTGGCTAATAGAGCAGCGAAACTGGGGAGATGGAGAAGTGAGACCTGTTGTCTGTGGTAGTGCTGTGTTGCTGGTTCTTTGTGTCCTCTTAGACTGGTATTTCTGCTTGAATCTTTGAGTGTTTCCCGGGAGGCTCTCTTGAGCCAACATCTCTGTctctctgctgtcctgcagcagcccaaCACTATGTCAATCACCAAGAAGTTCAACTACAAGCTTGTGAAAAGCGGCAACATTATCCTGACTGCCACCTCGGATCTGAAAGGGTACATCGTGGGGCAAGCCATCCAGCTCCGCACAGACATAGAGAACAAATCGGGCCGGGACACAGGGGCCGTGGTAGCCAGTCTGCTCCAGGTAACCGTCCCAAAGCACAATTCTTTGGCTTGTGCTGGTACTCCACTCCCCTGCGACCTCTATGAATCTGGGGCGGTTCTCCCCAGTGTGCCTCTCCgctgctgggaggtggcagAAAGGAGTCCAGACCTCTGGCTATCTCTGTTTCTCTCTACCTCCCTGGGGAAAGAGGTGGTAGCACTTGTCTTGCTTAAACCAACTCAGTCTGTCATACAGCGATGGGTATTTCTGCTCTGTAATATGCACGTTAGGTTTATGCTTGTGCTTATTTGACAAAGCAGTTGGGTGGTTTTGTGTACCGGGTTAGGTTTGTGGGAAACAGAAGACCATCTGCAAGCTTTCTGCTAGCTGTATTTTCTCCTGTCCATACAGAAAGTGGCTTATAAATCCAAGCGGTGGATTTATGACCTGAGGACTATCGCAGAGGTGGAGGGCTCAGGAGTGAAAGCCTGGAAACATGCAGAATGGAAGGAGCAGATCCTTgtgccagcactgccccagTCCATTCTGCAGGGCTGTAGCCTCATACATATTGACTACTACATCCAAGTGAGTACACCAGTAGCCTTGTGGAGCTCCAGTGGGCTGTGCTGCAACTTCTGTGCTCTCTGCTGGGTTGAGCTCAATCACTGAACTCCGTAGCTGTGTGGTGTGGGTGGCCCTCACATCAGGTGAACCTTCCCAGTGCAGTCTATAATGAAGAGGATGccactgtttttccttctcttccaggTTTCCCTCAAGTCGCCAGAGGTTTCCGTCACTCTCCCCATTTATATTGGGAACATTGCCGTGAACAGGGTACCTCTGAGCCCCTCCCGCTCCATCCAGCACATACCGTCTGCAGTGGTACCCAGTGCCCCGCcggaggaagaggaggctgcCAGTGGTTATCACTCGATGGACAATGTCTCGATCCCCACCAAAAGccattcccagcagcagccgTTTAGCTACGCCCCAGGACTGAGCTTCCAGGAGATAAGGGTGGACTCGGAGCAGACGGGCTCCCCAAACCATCCCACGCTCTGCCTGTCAACGGGAGCCACTGTCCCTTACTACGCCGAGGGGAACGTGGTGCCCGTCCCCACGGCCAGCTCGCTCATTTTGCCTCCAGAGTACAGCACGTGGGGCTACCCATACGGTGAGCAGCCCGCTCCTGAGATCTGAACGGGCTGGCAGCGCGCTGGTAAATGTCTCCTACCACGAGAGTTCCTTTGCCAGCTGTGAACTGGGTGGGAATACAGGGATGTCAGGCTGCTGGGGTCCGATGTCAGAGGGGATCATGAGATCTCTCTGCCTGCTTTAGCCTCCGCAGGAGTCCCCTCTTGCAGCTGTAAAAGCCGGCTGTCCGTTCCCACATCTGCACCCGTGCCCGCCCTGGGCTCGTCGTGAGAGGATCTCCCTGTTCTTAAATGAGCTTCCAGCCTCCCACTGATAGAAAAACTTCTTGGCTTGCGGTGAggctggtgggagcagagccaggaaaaCCGTGTAACTGAAATCTTCTGTCTGACTTGGAGTGGGCTTGCAGCTGGTCTGAAGACACAAGCTGCGGGGGTGGGAACTGGGAGACTGTCCAGGGTGGAAAAGCTTGGGGAAATCCCAGCGTGCTGGATGCCTGGAGCTGTGCTTGTCCCAGGCggctggggtggcaggggccaGCAGTGTCTGTTAGCACAGTCCTGCCCAAATAAACCTGTCTGTTAGCACCGGCGTGATGAGGCACTTGGTGTGTCACTTCAGCCCTGGCTTGGGGTACACGGAACGCAGGTCACCTGTGATCTGGAGGTGTTGGAGTACGTGAGGATGCTTGTGAAAGAAAGGGAGGAACAGGACAGGACTCTGAGGTGCTGATTTTAACCCCTGTAGGTGTCAGCAcaggggtgggactggctggcTCACGTTCTACGTGCACATGTGCAAACCCCATCTATTTCAGCAGGGCAGGGTCCTGGAGAGGGAGTGCCTGTGTGCATGACGTGTGCGTTGTTAGCAGTTTGCCTTACTCTACGCTGAGTTACATGGACTGGGATGAAGGGAACCTCCCAAACACCCACCATAACGgctcttattctttttttcccccgcagAGGCACCTCCATCCTAcgagcagagctgcagcagtgccaaCTCCAGCATCAACGGCAACTAGCCTCCCCTGCTTCGAGTCCCGCTGGCGCTGCCCACCCCCAGGCGCCACGGTTCACCTGCCTACCGCAAAGTCTGGTACAGCACAAGGTGTCTTTTTATCTCTCTGGCTGCTTGGTGGGGTAAATGGCACATCCCTGCCCAGGCTTTTTAAGTCTCTTTCtagggaggggggaagaaaaccaaaaagggcagccagagcagcctgtgtgtgcatgtagGAGAGGTCTGGGAAACTGAactgtctcctgctgctgcaccaaGTGCTGGAGAGCTGGTTTTGCCCCAGGGttgccctctgcagcagcttgtgTTAAAGTACTGTAGTCAACACTAACTGCTTTACTATCAAAGCACCTGCGATGCCTTATCCGAAATGCTCCTGACTTGGCATGTCTCCACTGTAGGTGAAGGCTGGGCTGTGTGAACTTTCTCGTCTTTTTTAGGGGCCGTGTGCTCTCCAGAAACAGTTTCGACAGCCCTTCCTCCTTGTCCTCATGGGTCCTAAGGGTAGCTGAAACAAGAGGTTTCTTGGAGTAAGCGGGTTCAGAAGGTCAGGGACTctcaaaaagccaaaagcacaAGCCCTCGCTGTGCCCGTTTGTGCGGTGAGTGACCGGCAGCCTTTGGCCCTCACAGTGGGCTGCACCGCTGCCTGCACGCGGTGAGCTCGCTGGGGCACGTGCTCATGACGCAGgaggccgtggtgagctgtggaggCAGAGCCCGGTGTTACCGTGGGGTGCCTGCCAGCCCGCTTCTGGCCTTTCCCAGCAAGGGCgacttttctctgaaaagcctTGTAGCAGACAGCACGTCCTTGCTCACCGCTAGACCGCAGCGCCCAGGCTGAACAGCGCTAGCCAGCCTGCAAGCGGGGGGGACCAGATCCCCTGTGTCCcatctcccagccctgcagggtgCCCTCTCCATCCCAGCTGCCACTGCCCAGGCCAGAATTACGTGACGACCAAGTTACAAAAGTCAGTCCAACGCTACCTCTGAGTCTGCCCAAGGACCCTGTCCGTGGAAGCCCATCCCTCGGGACAGCCCTCCCGCGGGGCTCAGACGGGTGTCCCTTGCGGGAGCGGTCAGTGCCACCAAGCCAGTGCACGAGGGTGCTTGGCCGGGGGACTGTTCTCGCCACGAGCTGGTGCTGGTTTACTGCTCGTCTCCTGAGCCACAGCAGAGTGCAAAAACGAGCAAGTGGGAACACAAACAGCTACAGCTCGTTCGCAGCCTCTGCCGGACCTGGCAGGTCAGGGGAAGAAGCTGGTGGAtgtaaaacaacatttttctttttgcgCTTCTTTTTTTACCCCTCCTCATTTAGCTTTTTTAGTTATTGACTGCCCAAGCTGAGGAAACCACAAACCAGATACTCAAGAGCTGCAGGCATCCAGCCACGGCTGAAATTATGGGCTGCAGACCTTTGGCATCCCTGAGGACTGGCCTCCAGGCTGCCTCACACTGGGCAGGCAATATCTAACAAACCCGTTAGGAgcactgcagcctctgccacctCATTTTAGCTCGCCGCTGCACacccctggcaggcagctggggacaaGCCCTGTTTTGCactcttttctttgcaaatgctttttattattatttttttttaagtgttgaaCTGCTTTAAGGATAGTGTAGAGAAGGTGCTGttctgagcagtgctggcacaacGTGCACCAACGTTGATAGAATGATTGTCGTTGTCcttgaatatatatatatatatatatgagatgaagttttgtttttaatgattgaattcataaatacaaattttaatgctgtatttaataaattattctaaGAGAAATGCTGTGCTTTTTCATCCATTTCTGATGCTTATTCATGTGCCTGTTCATGCCAAATCTAGGAATGCACCTTGCTGATTTCTTACAATATGAAGCAAGTTTTTTGCTCTTGCCAGAAAGGATGGTGACTTTTGCCAAGGCAGCTCAGGGAGAACAAGCACGATGCAGCCTGACCGTGGTGCTAGGCTCCTAGTTCCAGATGGCTGGAGGGAGTTTGGCACCGTGTGCGCTTGGCTCTGGagcactgctgcttccctggcCCTGTGTCCCAAAGCTGTGGTTTGTCCAAGTGGCCCATGGGTCTTGGGCAGTGCTCTCTGCTGCCTGACTGGAGAGGTGAGCcggtggggaggaaggggagagtgGATTCTCCCTTCAGGAGGATGGAGATGGAACAGCCAAGGACTGGCTGGAAGGGCTGGAGACCACCAGCCCATGCCCTCTCCTAAAGGGACATTTGGAATAAACTTAGAAAAGTGGAAGAAGGCTCCTTCCCATACCCACAGTTTGGTGATACCATGTCTGAAGCATGTAGGTGTTGCCTAAATGTTGTCATGGCAAGTAGCCTGAGGTGTGATCTGCGTCTGAGACACAAGGATCCTTCTTCACTCTCTGCTCAACTTATGCTTCTGCCCAGCTTTTATTAGTTAAAGACTCTCTCCTTTGCCTGGTGGTCTGTGCCTGCCACGAAAAGCATTCTTCATCTGCAGGGGGTCAAAGGCAGGTGCTTGTTTGTTCATAATGGCGCATCTCTTCCCTGATGCTCTTCCTCTTGCTCCCAGTTAGCTGAACCTGTTTTGCTTGGCTCAGCCGGTGGCTCTTGTGCCCTTCCTTGCTGTTGGCAGTACATACCCTTCCTTCCAGGTCTCAACCCACATCCCTTCCACAGCTCTGGAAAAATTCCTGTGAGTTGTCAATGCTTCTGGACCTGCTGGGTTGGACTATGGGCTTCTGAGCCAGCCGGGATCTGGgagaggcagcctgggctgggacTGAGTTCCCGGATCCTTGTTCGCCGTCCCTGAAGCTGAGCTGCTGGCGACATGTCTAGCCCATGTTTCTTGGCTGGAAAACTTGATTGCTGTTTGGTGACTGTGGCCAGAGCCACTGGGCTGCCTTTCTAGACCCCCAGCCAGTGTCTGCCCACCTTGTTTTAACCTTCACAGCTGGGAACGCAGTGTTCGCGGTGGAGGCTGGAGAGGAGAGGCCAGCTGCATCGCACACAGCTCCTGTGTTGTgcccagcatctctgcagcactCCCGTGCACCTGAGCTTGTTCTCCAGATTGTTTGCTACGAACTGGTCCTTCAGCACCCGATGCTGCACGTGGAGTCCACTTTGCAAAGCAAGGAGCAGGTGGACACGCTCTTCTTCGCTGCTGAGGAGTGTCCATCTCCCCTAGCCGCTGTGGAGGGAGCGGGAAGGAGTCGGAGCTAGGCTTCATGGTGGTCCTCATTCTTTtggatgctggggctgggcacgCACAGCTCCTGTGGAGCGATGCCTCTGTCAGACCCGCGAGGCAGCTCTGGCCAGGATGCAGCAGGTTATCGCCCTGAGTTTGGCTCTGAGCGCCCTCGCTGTTGTGCAAGCAGCCAGCCGTAACCAGCGCAGCACCGTGATTTCCACCATTCCTGCCCAGCCTTGCCTGTCCCCCAGCGCTGCGGCAGGGAATTGAAGCCTGACACAAAGAGCCTTGTTCGTGTCTCATGGACCCCTTTGAAATGGTCCGGGACTGCAGGATGGAGGAGTTAGTCCAGCTCTTCTTAAACCCgcctgcagctggccccagggTGCTGTGGCAGCGAGGTGCTTGGGGTACGCGAGTGCTTTGGGTGAGCACGATGAGGCAAAGCCCGGTGCCTGGCTTTGAGTACGTTCCCTTCTGGAGAGGGCGAGCAGACAATCCCTGCCCTCTGCCTTGTTGCTgtctctcttctctgcagcctCTCCAGCTTCAGCCTCTCCGGCTTCAGCCTCTCCAAGTCCTGGGGAGTTTCTCTAGGCTCTCGGTCAtccctctctcctctttctgAACTCTGGAataaagagggggaaaaaacccttttttccGAACCCAGCTCTGGGTGAAAAAACTTCAGTACATAGGAATTCAAATTCCTGGCTCAAATTTTTTAAGcaattggttttggtttgtttgaaatggggaggggaagtGGTGGGACATGAGTGAAGCTTGAGCTAATTGTTTCCAAACTCAGCATTCAATGGAAAATACCAAAAACatcatctgcctttttttttcctctgcttcttttttgtCCTTCATGGTTTTGTTCTTGTCCTGCTCCCCACATGTGCTGCCTTCATGTTTTTGGCTTTTTCGTTGTTGTGTCCTACTAAACTCTGCTTTGGCACCTGTTGTCCCGCTGCCCACAGGAGATTGGGAagggggggacgggggacaCACGGAGGCTCTTATTGTTGGACCAGTGAATCTTTTTTAGCTTTCCACTGAACTTCCAGTAGTTTTGTAGaggtaaatattttctgctaGGAAGTTTTCCTGTTGAGCCAGCACAAGAGAGGAGACAAAGGGTTTTCTGAGGTCCgtttggtttttattctgtatttgtaaGTATTTCCAACTATCTGCAAGAGGAATgtcccatccctcctccccaaGAGAGACTGGTGGGGTAAAACCCTCAAAACTCGTGCCCTTTCTTGTACCAATACTCATGGCTGTAATTCTTTATCCCTGTGGTTCTCTTTacagattttggggttttatacaACAATATTTGTGACGGCTCTGTACAACCGGAGATTTCTGCGCAATTTATTACtgggttttaaaatgtaaactaGTGGTTTTACATGTTTGCCACGGCTTTGGGGGGAGTATTTTTGTCCTGGGTTTTAAAACACCAAATGTAAAGATCTGAAAGGGTAAATAAAgcgctgctttttttttttttttaagaccatGGGTGCTTTTGCTGGGGGTAGGTGTTTGATGAGCACAGCCTGTCCGCTGAGACCCACCGGGAGGGCATCGGTGGGCGAGAAGTGGCCATCAGCTTTCAGAGGCGGCATCCACAGCGGCAGCTGGAAGGGAAAAGCTGGTTTATGGCCAAGGCGATGGCAGAGCCACGTgtcccccggccccgggcagccGCTGCGGGgggaagatgctgctggggcCATCTCGGCTGTGCCCACGCTGCCGCCATGGGGAAGGGCCCAGCTGGAAGGACGTGGAGGACGGAGGAAGCGCCGGGGCGGTTGGTTGGTCTCTTCCTGCTGGCAGGAATCCCAGGATGTGGCGTCCGTCCCTGCTCGGCCGGCTCGGTGCGGGAGAGGGCGATGTCAGCCTGGCTGGAGAGCCGCGCCGCCACGGCCGAGCTGCGGGCTGGCCTCatgctgcctggggctgagcccctgccccacgctgcctggggctgagcccctgccccacgctgccctggggctgagcccctgccccacgctcctctggggctgagcccccagcccaggctccccCTGGGGATTGAGCCCCTGCCCTATGCTcccctggggctgagcccctgccccacgctgtctggggctcagcccctgccccacacaccCCTGGGGGTTCGCAGCAGGGAAACGGGGCAGTTAATGGCCAAACAGGTCTCGCCCTTGCCCCGTTCACTGTAACCGGCCCGTGAGGCTGAACTAGGTGGGCCGAGACCCGTGATGGCAGGCGGTGGTGGGCTGCGAGGGCTCGCTGCCTTCACGTTATTTCTCCTTGCGGGAGCCTCTTCCCTTCCTGACGGCCCAGGGAGGTTTGGCCCAGGTGTCCCCAGCTCCCGCTCAGCAAGATGAAGCCCCAGCAAAGGCACAGGGAGGggggccagcagcccctggccctgctgctgcacccactgccctctccccccagccccaagcaCTGGTGTGAGGGTCTgggggagccagggctgggtgcGGGGGTCTGGGGGAGCCGGGGATGGATGCAGGGGTCTGGGGAAGCCGGGGATGGGtctgggggtctgggggagctggggccgGGCATGGGTGTCTGCGGGAGCTGGGACCGGGTGCAGGGGTCTGGGGGAGCCGGGGATAGGCATGGGGGTCTGgaggagccagggctgggtgcaggggtctgggggagctggggtggggtgcGGGGgtctgggggagctggggctgtgtgcAGGGGTCTGGGGGCCGCAGGGTGCAGGTGggcgctgccctccctcccacgccagctgagcatccccagcacagcGCGGTGGTCCCGGGTGACGCCGGGTTTTTCCCGCCGCGCCGCAtcgaggggctgggggctggcgaCGGACGGTCACTCCATGCTGGGGGGAGCCAAGGGGGAGGACACCCACCCTCGCCACCACCGGGGCAGGGAGCGAGACCCCGGGGACGCGCCTGGGACCCCAACGGCAGGGACTCCGCGGGGGGATTCTCGGGGGGATTTTTTAGCTGCTACTAAaccggggcgcggcgggggccgggctgggcagCGGCTCCCCCGGCCGGTCCCGCCTCAGCCCCGGGGACTCTTATTTTGaccgcggcgcggccgggcgggggcagcagcagccgcggccgggcccggctccggggccgcggggggccGTGGGTCCGGGGCCGGCCCGTGGGGCTCCGGGACCGGCGCGGGGGCcgtggggctggctgcccctTGCCCTCCCGGgggcggcagcgccgggggAGTGGGGCCGCCGCCTCTCGCTGCGGTCTGGGGTCTTGCCTGCAGCCTCGGACGGCCATTTGGGGTCTGTCACCCCCCAGAGAAGCCCTCGCACCCCGGCACTCGCGGCTCTGCTGGGTCCGGGGGTcccggtggggctgggggtggcagccCGGCGTGGGGCCGGGGCTCCGTGGGTGGGTTACAGGGGCTGCCACCAGGGCAGATCCTGGGGTACCCCCGTGCGGGTACCGGGGGGCGCCTGTGCTCGCCACCCCGGAGCCTCCTGGCTTCCATCAGGGCAGCGATGGCCGCCCGGCACCGGGGCGGGGAGCCCGGCGGTGTCCCCAGGCGCAAccccccagcagagcagggtttGTGGAGAAAGGCGGCAGAAGATGGGGGGACCCTGGGGTGGCTGGTCAGAGATCTGTGAAGTGACATCGGGCCACCCAAAGCCCTCCTGCCCCCGGTTCCCTGCCCAGCAAGAAGCTAGCCGCAGCCGGACCCCCACACCTCGATGTGGCTCCCCGGCTGCGGAGCccttggggggggggcgttTATCTCCCCCTTGCAGTATCTTCTGCTTTACTGAAGAGCTGTAAAAGGGATAATTGTTCTGCAATCATGGCTTTAGGGCCTGGGCGTTGGGAGGGGATTTGGGGTGTGTGAAAGCAGCTACAGGGGATATGAGAAGGGGACAAAGACGCTCCGTGGGGTGTCCCCCTTCCCCTAGCCCACCCGTCCCCGGCTGTAGCAAAGAGAGGTGCTTAAGGCTGGGATCGGCTGGTGCTCTGGCCCCACGCCGGGCCGCAACCGcgggcagcagggacacagcccaTGGTGGGGTACCCCCCACGGCACGAGGGGCCAAGGCCACCGTGGCGGGGTCTCCCGACAGAAGTAGTGAGGAGTCCGCGGTCCGAGGGGTGCCGGCGCGGCCGTGCGTGGGGAGCGAGGGGCCCCGTCCCACCCGTGTCCCCGTCTCACCCCATCCTCatcccaccccctgcccggcGCCGGCTGTACGGCCGGCAGCTGGTGGGCGCCGCCATGATGCCGTACGGCCGGAGGGGCGCCGTGGGGGCCGCCATGATGCCGTACGCATGCGCGATGGCCGGCGGAGCGTCTCCATTGAGAAGAGTGAGGGGAAAGGGGCGGAGCCAAGGCGTGAGGAGCCGCCGAGGGGGCGGGGCTACGCTCCGGGGCTCCGGCCATGGCCACAGTGGATGCCGAGGTGAGTGAGAGCGGCGGCGTCCATCTACCCGGGCGGGGGGAAGGAAGATGGGGGAGCGTAGAGTGGTATCGCCCAGGGCCAGGCGGGTTCTGTCGGAGGCCTGGAGGGGGGCCGTGCCCCCGCCGCCCCATGGTTCAGTCCAACTCCTCTGAGGGGAAGAatgtgggagctgctgccattGTGTGTAGGGGGGCCCGGGACTCTGTATAAGTAACACCCCTCCGCGGTGAGTCAGTGGTATGGGCCATACAGATTCCGGGGTTCCCCCCAATGGGAGCGAGTGCGTGTGGCGGAGGCGGGGGGAGCGGCGCGGCCGCCATCCATGTTCCGGGGCCCCCCATGCGACGGGGCGCCGGGCGGCGCTGGAGCGGCTCCATCCAGAGTCCAGGGCCGGCCGGGCGCGGCGGTAGCGGCGTGGCCGCCGCTATGAGCTATGCAGGGTCCCGGGCGGCGGGCCCGCGCCCGTGCGGGGGCAGGCATGAGGCATGCAGAGCCCCGGGCccgcgcggcggcggggcggccccggcccggcccccggcccgcccccggcAGCCGGGCCGCGCTGCGCTGGGCGGGAGCAgccggcgggcggccggggcccgGTGCGGGCCCTGCGCGGGCGGGAGGCGCGGCAGGTGCTGTCCGGCGGGCTGTGCCCGCGGCCTGCGGCTCTCTGGGCAtgggcggcccggcggggcagcccccggcggggaAGGCCGTGGAGTTTTCCCTCAGAAAACACTCGGGAGTTTCCCCAGGGGCCGAGCGCGCCCGGCTCCCGCCTGCCCTCAGCGCGGCGGgcccggcagcggggccgggggctgccggggagccAGGGGCGCTCAGGGtggctgcacacacacacacacaccccctccgGCCGCAGCCAGCACGGGGTGCGGGGGCTTCCAGCGCGCTTTGCCCATGTGTTGTTGGGGTTTGACTGTGAGCGCAAACCTTGAGGAAATTCTGGCGTCGCATCCAAAATCcccaaagaaaatgaagtttgcCGTGTAATGACAATTGGCTGTAATTAGCCAGAGCTGGAAACATCCCCAAAGAGTTCGGCTACTCCATGAAACTACGTGAGTGGCACGTGGAGCTGGGACACTGCGCCTGCAGTGGGTCTTTGTGCCAGGCTGAAACTTTCCCCCCTGGTTTTGTTAATACATTATAAactctttttataaaaagtctGTTTGCCCTTTTGTTAGAGTGTATAAACTCTTGTAGGTCTGTTTGCCCTCAGGTAAACACCAGCTTGCAGCATGCTGGCTGCTGAGCCTGCCCATGCAGAA
Proteins encoded in this region:
- the ARRDC1 gene encoding arrestin domain-containing protein 1 isoform X2, which produces MGKVQLFEIRLGDSRVVYSPGEPLAGTVTVRLSGSLQYRAIKVSCVGSCGVSNKINDTAWTVEEQYFNSTLSLADKGVLTAGEHNFPFQFLLPASAPTSFEGPFGKVLHQVKAVIDTPRFSKDYKCNKIFYVLCPLNLNDIPDIEQPNTMSITKKFNYKLVKSGNIILTATSDLKGYIVGQAIQLRTDIENKSGRDTGAVVASLLQKVAYKSKRWIYDLRTIAEVEGSGVKAWKHAEWKEQILVPALPQSILQGCSLIHIDYYIQVSLKSPEVSVTLPIYIGNIAVNRVPLSPSRSIQHIPSAVVPSAPPEEEEAASGYHSMDNVSIPTKSHSQQQPFSYAPGLSFQEIRVDSEQTGSPNHPTLCLSTGATVPYYAEGNVVPVPTASSLILPPEYSTWGYPYGEQPAPEI
- the ARRDC1 gene encoding arrestin domain-containing protein 1 isoform X1: MGKVQLFEIRLGDSRVVYSPGEPLAGTVTVRLSGSLQYRAIKVSCVGSCGVSNKINDTAWTVEEQYFNSTLSLADKGVLTAGEHNFPFQFLLPASAPTSFEGPFGKVLHQVKAVIDTPRFSKDYKCNKIFYVLCPLNLNDIPDIEQPNTMSITKKFNYKLVKSGNIILTATSDLKGYIVGQAIQLRTDIENKSGRDTGAVVASLLQKVAYKSKRWIYDLRTIAEVEGSGVKAWKHAEWKEQILVPALPQSILQGCSLIHIDYYIQVSLKSPEVSVTLPIYIGNIAVNRVPLSPSRSIQHIPSAVVPSAPPEEEEAASGYHSMDNVSIPTKSHSQQQPFSYAPGLSFQEIRVDSEQTGSPNHPTLCLSTGATVPYYAEGNVVPVPTASSLILPPEYSTWGYPYEAPPSYEQSCSSANSSINGN